In Agarivorans gilvus, one genomic interval encodes:
- a CDS encoding MucB/RseB C-terminal domain-containing protein: MLLLASFSVLAESALSPTQSVEQSQASPALSLLQDYQQAYHQRQYEISYIIVRQGHIEPVRFIHGVVDGVEVAHRLYLNGPANEAVYRQNSVAFFEPGQQPYSLASSRLPGMFGSLAAVDLEHLQDNYDLVIAGKSRVAGRPAQVMRIVPKTGDLYGLYFWVDFSSQLPLRLDVVDQSGELVEQHMAVTLAEFDTPSEWMKELASLDMPNAVVGKDMLDEKAHQLNWKLGWYPKGMEVVQHEQHALAVLSESVDYVKLSDGLFDISVYANAIGKTNPLREQLVRQGATSLHTLVKQGIEFTVVGEIPPETASKIAADVKIGPYLETPLEPVQ; encoded by the coding sequence ATGTTATTGCTGGCATCCTTTTCTGTTTTAGCAGAATCAGCCCTTAGCCCAACCCAAAGTGTTGAGCAAAGCCAAGCCAGTCCCGCCCTTTCTTTATTACAAGATTATCAGCAAGCCTATCATCAGCGGCAATACGAAATTTCTTACATTATTGTTCGCCAAGGCCACATTGAACCCGTGCGTTTTATTCATGGTGTGGTTGATGGTGTAGAAGTGGCTCATCGACTGTATTTAAATGGCCCGGCAAATGAGGCGGTATACCGCCAAAACTCGGTGGCTTTTTTCGAGCCCGGCCAGCAACCTTACAGCTTAGCTTCTAGTCGTTTGCCTGGCATGTTTGGCAGCTTAGCGGCTGTCGATCTTGAGCATTTACAAGATAATTATGATTTAGTGATCGCAGGAAAGAGCCGAGTCGCTGGCAGGCCTGCCCAAGTGATGCGAATCGTGCCTAAAACTGGGGACTTATATGGTCTGTATTTTTGGGTAGATTTTAGCTCTCAATTGCCCTTGCGCTTGGATGTGGTTGATCAAAGTGGTGAGTTGGTTGAGCAACACATGGCGGTAACCTTGGCTGAATTTGATACCCCTAGTGAGTGGATGAAAGAGCTAGCTAGCTTGGACATGCCTAATGCGGTGGTGGGCAAAGATATGCTTGATGAAAAAGCCCATCAACTGAATTGGAAATTAGGCTGGTACCCTAAAGGCATGGAAGTTGTTCAGCACGAACAACATGCTTTAGCCGTGCTGTCTGAATCGGTTGATTACGTCAAGTTAAGCGATGGTTTATTTGATATTTCGGTTTACGCCAATGCCATTGGTAAAACAAACCCGCTGCGAGAGCAGTTAGTGCGCCAAGGTGCCACCAGTTTACATACCTTAGTAAAACAAGGTATTGAATTTACTGTAGTAGGGGAAATTCCACCCGAAACCGCGTCTAAAATTGCCGCTGATGTGAAAATTGGCCCATATTTGGAGACTCCGCTTGAGCCAGTTCAATAA
- a CDS encoding sigma-E factor negative regulatory protein, whose protein sequence is MANKEQLSALVDNELTDAALLDLLANEPEHTEQWSNYHLIGDVLRGETPKKIDLDIASDVAAAIELEPAIVAPKPQTVEKSESSAKVLRFFKYAGQYAIAASVAVAAIIGVQQYSYQNKQGDQPLPVFNTVPVGGAVAPVSLQSSPQPRELSEAEIIEQRKRISAYLQDHRFQQRIVE, encoded by the coding sequence ATGGCAAATAAAGAACAGTTATCCGCACTGGTTGATAACGAGTTGACCGACGCAGCGCTGTTAGATCTGTTAGCCAATGAGCCGGAACATACAGAGCAATGGAGTAATTATCATTTAATCGGTGATGTACTTCGTGGCGAAACACCGAAGAAAATTGATCTTGATATTGCCAGCGACGTGGCTGCGGCTATAGAGCTTGAACCCGCAATTGTTGCGCCTAAACCTCAAACCGTTGAAAAAAGCGAGTCTTCAGCCAAGGTGCTTCGCTTCTTCAAATATGCGGGACAGTACGCAATAGCCGCTTCGGTTGCGGTGGCGGCGATTATCGGGGTACAACAATATTCATATCAGAACAAACAAGGCGACCAACCTCTTCCTGTGTTTAATACTGTGCCAGTAGGGGGAGCGGTAGCACCGGTTAGCTTACAGTCTAGCCCACAGCCTCGTGAGTTGAGTGAGGCCGAAATCATCGAGCAACGTAAGCGAATTAGCGCCTATTTACAGGATCATCGTTTTCAACAACGCATTGTAGAGTAA
- the rpoE gene encoding RNA polymerase sigma factor RpoE: MSEQWTDKALVERTQRGDKAAFNLLVQKYQHKVANLISRYVVNHGDVADVTQDAFIKAYRALPNFRGESAFYTWLYRIAVNTAKNHIVAQGRRPPANDVDADEAEFYDGAEALKEADTPETLLLSDEIKDVVFATMEGLPDDLRTAITLREIDGLSYEEIASVMDCPVGTVRSRIFRARDAIEKRIQPLLSR; encoded by the coding sequence ATGTCAGAACAGTGGACAGATAAAGCGCTAGTCGAGAGGACTCAGCGAGGCGATAAAGCGGCATTTAATTTGTTGGTACAAAAGTATCAGCACAAGGTGGCGAACCTAATATCACGCTATGTGGTAAATCATGGTGATGTGGCAGATGTAACGCAGGATGCGTTTATTAAAGCCTACCGTGCCTTACCAAACTTTCGAGGCGAAAGTGCGTTTTATACATGGTTGTACCGCATCGCTGTTAATACGGCGAAAAATCACATTGTTGCCCAGGGGCGAAGACCGCCCGCAAATGATGTTGACGCAGATGAAGCAGAGTTTTACGACGGTGCAGAAGCCCTTAAAGAGGCGGATACACCGGAAACCTTGTTATTATCTGATGAAATAAAAGACGTAGTCTTTGCTACAATGGAAGGACTACCTGATGATTTGCGCACTGCGATTACACTTCGTGAAATAGATGGCTTAAGTTACGAAGAAATCGCCAGTGTTATGGATTGTCCTGTCGGAACCGTGAGATCACGAATATTCCGAGCAAGGGATGCAATAGAAAAGCGCATACAACCGCTTTTAAGTAGGTAA